CTGTGGATGGGCGGGGCGACCAGCAGGGAGGCGGTGGAGGAAACGGGCCGGAACACGTTCCCCGACGCCCGCTTCCAAACGGCGGCGGTGCAGGCGGATCCCTTCCGGAAACGCGCCGTCCCGGGACGCAGCAGTGTGCGAATTACCCACCACAAGGATTCGATGACGGTTTTCCGGGCGGCCGACTCCCGCTCCGCGATCCTGCCCAACGTCTCCAGCAGGAAAACCGCCTTGGAATCCGGCGGCGTGGGGATCCGTCCGACTGGCCATTCGGGGACGAAATAATTCTCGTCGCGCGCAGCATACGGGTTGTCGGAGGGAACGTCGGCGTCGTCGTCGTCCGCCGGATTGGGAAGCCGGTGGAAGGGAATCACCTCTTCCCCGCCCACGATCAGAAGCGCGCCGAGCATTTCACTTTTTTCTTCGAGGAAAGCGCAGATCCCGCTGATGAGGGTTTTTACCTGCCAAGCGTTGGCGGGATCCACCGGCGAAAGTCCGAACGCCTTTAGGTTTTCGCTGTCGTCGACATCCGCCAAGTAGGCGGACCATCCGCCCATCCCGCGTTTGCTGCGAAGAATACTTTGCAGGCGGTCGTCGATCTGCGGAAGGGCGCCGGCGCCGTAGATAGCCGTCAGGCGCTTGCGGCTGGTGAGGATGAGGTAGGCCGGCTGGCGGGAATCCTTTTTACGGGTGCCTTTGCGCACCCTCAAGCGGCCGGCCACCCGGTCCAATTCGCGCCGCAGATCGTCCAGCCCGGAATCTTCGCGCCGGGCGGTCGGCGTCGTCGTTTGGGTTTTCGGCGCCGGAGGTTCCGGCTGGCGGACCGCGCCGGCATGGTTGTACGGTCCGGATGTTTTTTCGTCGGAAGAATCGAATGGGCCGGGGAATAATTCACCGGGGATCGGCTCGATCACTACCGGTCCGGACGGAGATAACGGCGGCGGATTCTCGGCATCGAAATCGGGAAACCTCAGGACGGGAATGTCGGCCGGAAGGTCGGGCGGCTCCGGGCCGGGAGGGCCGGAGGCAAGCCGATTCCATCCGGCGGCCGCGGCCACTTCGGCAGGCAGGGCGGTGGAAAGCTCGGCCGTCATCTGCGCTGGCCATAACGAGCGGTAGGGATTGAGCGCGCCCAGGTAGCGGTCGGCCACTTCGCTTGCCGGATCCGCGACCGAGACCGCGTGCAGGAGTTCGACGCCTTGGGCATTGCGCCCTGTGGAAAAACAGGATTGCGCCATCAACAGAAGGAAGGCGGCGCATCCCGGCCAGCGGGTGCGGTACTCGCCTCCGGCCGAAAGTACAACGGCGTGTTCCGAAAGCCGCCAAAGAGTCTGAAGATGGACGAGCGCCGGAAGGGCCTGGTCCGCCCCGGCGCACAAGACCGTCTCGGCGGATAGGCGGGCTTCCTGCCAACGGCCGTCCTTCAACAGGCGCAGGGAGGTTTGAAGAGGATCGGCCCAATCCGGGAGACCGGCGGCGGTGGAGACGGCGGCGCCCAAAGCGAACAAACATCCGTCCACTTCGGCGGACAGCGCGCTGCAACCGGTTCTGCGGAGCAGGGCGGAGAGTGTGCCGTAGGCTTTGCCGGACTCCGGATCGGCTTCGATCACCTGCCGAAGGTGTTGGACGGCTTGGTCGGTTTCGCCCGTCCGCAGGCAGGCGTCGGCCAACCGGGCGCGGACTCGGAAATCTCCCGGCCAGCGCGCCAGCCACTCCAAACAGGCGCGTTTTGCGTATGCCGCGCCCGTCGCGGCGGAAGAAGCGGCCGAAAGCGAAAGCGCGGCGTCAACGGCGGCAAGGAATACTGAGCGCTCCACGGGTCACCTCGCGTCCACGGATTGGGGAGCGATTCCGTACACCAGGGTCAAAGCCATCACTCCCGAGAGCAGTTTGTGCGCGGCCAAGTTGCCGGGCTCGATCTGGACCGCTTTGCGCAGTTCGTCGGCCGCTTCCGCATAAGCCCGGAGGTTCTTGTGCACGACGCCCATCCGGTAGTGCAACTCCGAATTTTCGGGCGCGAGCTTCATCGCCGCGCGGTACGAATCGAGCGCCAGATCCCAGCGCTGTTCGGCCTCATACGTCAGGCCGCATTCGAGGGCGGTGCGGAAATCCTGCGGAGAGATCTGGCGGGCTTTGGCGAGCGCCGCCAGGGATTGATCCAGCTGACCCATCTTGCGGGCGATTCGTCCGAGCAGGATCCAATAGTCCTTTTTTCGCGGAGCGAGTTCGGCGGCTTTCCGTCCGGCGCGCAGGGCGTCCTCCAAGCGGCCGCATTCCAGCAGCGCTTCCGCCAGACGGTAGTGGGCTTCGTCGATCTCCGGGTGGGCCTCCAGCAGCGCCTGCATCGCAGCCGCCGAACGGACCGCCGCGCCGGTTGCGGTCCAAAGCCGCGCCAGGCGCAGGGCGGGGACGACCGGATCGCTCATCTCGGCGGCCGCGTGATCCAGATGGCGGATCGCCTCGGGCAGACGGCCCTCCGTTTCTTCCACTTCGGCCAGAACAAGGCGGGCCTCGGCCGGATGCCCCTCGCCGCCGAAAACGTCTTTGGCGGTGGAGCGGGCTTCCTCGCGCCGGCCAAGCGCCAACGCCGCGCGGGCTTTGCCCAGCTTCCAAGCAAGGACGGCGCCGGGTTTCTCCAGGGCCAGGGAGAAAGCCTGGTACGCATCCGCCGGCCGTCCCGATTCCATCGCCGCTTTGCCGATTTCGGCGTGTAGTTCGCCGCTTTCATCGGTGAGGAGCGATTCCGCCTTCAGGAAGTGCTTCAATGCGGTCTGAGGATCCCCGTCGCGCAGCAATGCCTGGGCGAACCGGCGGTGGTAGACGCCGTTGAAAGGAACCAATTCGGCGGCGCGCTGGAGGCAGGGCAGTGCGGCGGCGCGGTCCCCCATGGCCTCGTTCCATACGCCGAGTGCGTAGTGCCAATCAGCCGCCTTCGGCGAAAGGCTAAGGGCGTGGCGCAGTTTGTCGGTGGCTTCGCCGCGGCGACCGATCTCGTACAAAATCGCCGCCGAGACCGCATGCGGAAGAGCTTTGTGAGGCGCCGAGCGGCTGGCATTCTCGAGTTCCGCCAGGGCGGCGTCGAGCCGTCCGGCTTTCCTTTCGCAGATCCCCAAGAGGACCCGGCCGGTTTCCCTGCCCGGACGAAGGTTTACCGCGGCTTGGGCGGCCGATCGGGCGCGGTCGATTTGACCGGCGCGCAGCCAGGCCTGCGCAATCGAGGCGGCGTTTTCCGGAGCAGGACGGGTCTGGTTGATCCGTTCCAGGGATTCGATCGCCTTTGGATCGGGCTCGTCGAAAATCAATCCCGCGCGCCCGGACAGCGCCCGGACCGCGTCTTCGTCCGCGCCCAGCGCGGCGGCGCGGGCGAGGGCGGCGCGGGCGGTTTTCGCGGCGGTGGGGTCCGCCGGCCGATCTTCGGCGAATGCCATACGGGTTCGGGATTCGGATTCGGCCTGCGACACAATCGCGGCGGCCAGAAGGACGTGCGCCTCCGGATCGTCCGGAGAGGATCCGCAGAGGGATTCCAGGCACCGGACAGCGGCGGGATAGTCTTCCAGCGCCAGCGCCGCACGCCCGGTCAGCCCAAGCGCTTCGGAGGATTCGGCGCAGAGTTCGCAGGCTTTGGCCAGGGCGGATGCCGCGGCGGCGGAAGACGCCTCCTCCCAACGGCCGGACAGCGCGTCATTTTCCATCTTCGACGCAAGCGCGGAGGCCAGCAGAGCCCAGGTGCGGGCGTCTTCGGGATGGGCTGTCGCCGCTTGTTTGCTTGCCGCAACCGCCTTTTCGAATTCGCCCTTTTCAAATTCGATCCTCGCCCGCAGGACAAGGCCGTCTGCGCCGGCTGCCGATGCGCCGGATTCTTTCCAGGCGTCGGCCCTTTGCAGATCGCCGGCGCGGAACGCGGCTTGGGCCGCTTCAAGCGCCAATCCGGAATCGGACGGCGCCTGAGCCATCGCCCGTTCGTAGTGCGGAAGCGCTTCCCGGCTCAGGCCGACCGCCGCCATATTCGAAGCCAACCGGCGGAGGAGGGCTGGATTTTTGGGATCCAACTGGACAGCCTTTTTCAGAAAAGCGATCGCGGCGGATTTTCTGCCGTCCGCCCACAGCGCCTCGGCGGCGGAGGCCAAGGGGCCGGAATGCTCCGGATCCGCGTCGCTCGCTCGGCGGAACATTTCGAACGCCTGCGCGTTTTTTCCGCAGCTACGCAGGGCGGCGCCCAGTTCGGTCAACAACGGAACGGATGCGGGATTCCGCTCCAGCGCCGATTCCAAAACCGCCGCGGCTTCCCCGAATTCCTTCAGGGCGGAAAGAAGGCGAGCGCTGCGCAGCGCGATGCTCGCGTCTTTCGGCCCGGCCAATTCGAGGGCGCGGGCGATCTCGGAACGGGCTTGCGCGCCGTCCCCGGCGGAAAGGAAGATTTCCGCCATCCGGATCGGCGGTTCGGGGTCGGCGGGAGAGAATTCCGACGCCTGCCGCAAAGCTTCAACGGCTTCCTCGGGACGGTGGATCGCAATCAAGGATTCGGCCAGACCGGAGAGTGCGGCGACGTCGTCCGGAGAATCGGCGAGGACTTTCCGGAAAGCCGCCAACGCATCTTCATGCAGGCCGGAGGCGGCCAACGCCTCGCCCAACCGGCCGCGGATGCGGGAATCCGCCGGAGAAATTTGAAGCGCAGCCTGCAGATTGTGGACCGCCGTGGGATGATCCCCCGAACGCAGCATCGCCTCGGCCAATCCGAGATGCGCGTCGACCTTCTGCTCGATCGTCATGCCGTCCGCGGATTGCAGAAGGGAACCGAATTCCGAGGCCGCCTCCGGAAGCCGTCCGTCGAAAACCTTGGCCCAGCCGATCAGCGATTTCAGCCGCTGATCTTCGGCGCCGGATTGCAATTTCTCGGCCTGCGTCAGCAGGGCGAGGGCCCGGCTCACGGCAGCGGGATCGGGTTCCGGATTGCGGCGGTGTTCCCGGAGCAGGAGTGAGCCCAGCTCCACGAGCAGATCCGCGGAATCCGGCTCCGCGGCCACGGAGCGTTCGAGCGCCGCCCGGGCTTCCGCGGTTCGGCCGAGGGATTCCAAAAGCGCAGACTTTTTTTTCACGGCGGCAACCGATCCGGGCGAGACGGCCAGCGCCCGGTTCAGATACTCCTCCGCATCGGCGGTCTCCTGAATCGCCAGGGAGGCATCCGCCAGCGACATAAGGATCCCCATATCGTTGGGGCGGGAGGAAAGCGCGCGTTCCAAATGCGCGGCGGCTTCCCGAATCCGGCCTTCGATGAGCAGCCCCGATCCCAAGGCGGAAAGCAAATCCGCCGGATCGGAAGCGGCTTCGATCCCGGCGCGCAGGGTGGTGGCGGCCGCCTCGCGGTTGCCTTTGGAGGAGTGCAAATCCGCAAGCGCTTTCCAGGGAGCGGACGCTTTCGGAGACAGACGGGTTGCCTTCTGCAGCGCGGCGAAAGCTGCTTCTTCGTTACCCTGCGCCAGGTCAAGCAATCCCAGGATGGCGTACGCTTCTCCGCAATCCGGAGTGAGTGCGAGACAGCGCTCGGCAGCCTGGCGGGCTTGCCCCTCATCCCCGGCGGCATGGCTGTTCCGGGCTAAACCGAGGAGGAGGGCGGGGTCGTCGGCTGTTTTTCCGGATAGGATGCGGTAATGCTCCGCGGCTTCCTTGGGCCTCTTCTCGTGTTCGGCGGACCTAGCCAACAGAAGCAGGGAGCGGGAATCCTCGGGATTCAGGTGCCAGGCGGCGGAAGCGGCCGCCGAGCAAGATTGCCAATCACCGATCTGGGCGGTCAGATCCGCCAGCCGGGCGAAAACCTGCGGATGATTCGGCCGGGAACGGCTTAACGCATGGAGGATCTGCGCCGCCCCGCGCAAATCACCGCCTTCGGCCAGGACGTCGGCCAAGTCCATCTGCAGCCGCGGATCGGAAGCGGAGGACGCCTTGGCGCAGGATTGCCGTGCGGCTTCGAGGGCTTTGTCCGCCGCGCCCGTTTTCATCCGGATGCGGGCCACGAGCAGGAGGTCCTCGGGATCCTCGGTGGTGGAGGGAATGGCCTCGATGGCTTCTTCGAAACGGTCCAAACCGGAAAGCGAACGGGCGATCCCGGCGCGGATTCCGGCGGCGCCCGGGTCGAGTGCGCCCGCTTCCTGCCAGAAGGAAAGGGCGGTGGTGAAGTTGCCCTCCTCCTCGGCGGCGCGGGCCGATTCCATCAGGGTATCCATCAGCATCCGCTTGGCGTCCCGCCGGGCGGCGTCCGCTTCGGGAAGCGCCGCCGCCGGCTCGCCCGCCAAGCGAAGCATCCGCGCGCGGAGGATTCGTTGCCCGGGGTTAATGGTGGCTTCCGAGAAGACTTGCGATTTGGCGGCGGCCGTGGTCCCCAAACGCCGGGCCAATTCCGGCTCGCCCGACGCGGCCGCGCCTTCGCAAATCGCCGTGGCGGAGGAGAGGCCGACGGCCGGAAGGCAGCGTTCGAGGATTTCCGCCGCTTGCTCCAAAGACTCGTTCGCAAGGACGGTCTCAACCAGCCGCGGGGCGGACTCGGGCAGCAACTCCGCCAGGCGCTCGATGACCTTCGCGGTATCGGCCGCGATCGAATAGAGGCAGATCCAAAATAGGACCGGGGCGTCCGACCAGCCTTCCATGGCTGCAGGATTGTCGAGATGCCCGGTTGCTGCCAGCGCCGCGAGGGCGGCCTGATCCAGCGCCGGATCCGTTCCGCCGCGCAGCTCCTGAAAGGCGGTCTCCCCCCGGTCCAGGCTGGAATCCGGAACCTGCACCGTGGACGCCCCGCCTGTGGCGAAACGGGCGCGGAGGTACTCGGTTTCCGATGCCGACAGCAGACCCAGCCAACCGGGCCGCCACCGGAGAGAATCCGATCCGGCGAAAGAAACGGCTTTTTTCAGGAAGCCCTCATCGTGCAGGACGGACCACAGCGCCGCAACCCGACGGATTCGACGGATGATCCCGGGACGGACCTCGCTGGGCAGGGCGGTTTCGAGTGATTGGAAGACCTGGTTGTCGGAGAGCATCGGCTACCTCGCGGCGGGGCGCTTGCGGAGCGGCGGTTTAGAGAACTCCGGACGTGAGCCAATACGCGCCGGCCATCAAACCGACGCCGATCAAAATCAGAAAGGCGCCCACGCCGGCGGCGGTTTTCATCAACTGGTTCACCTGAGCCAAGATCTCGGTGATGCTCTCGGCCAGCGACGTCATGTCGTGGTTGAGGGCCCGTTTGCTCAATTCCGTGGACGTGCCCGCCAGAGTCCGCATTTCGCGGGTGAAACTGCGGCCGATAAGGATCAAAATCCCGGCCAGCAGGCAAATCAGGCCTGAACCGAGGAGGATCAGGATGATGCCGATCTGCAGATCCGGTTGGGTGATGTATTGGACGACCATGTTCGCCTCCCAAAATGATTCTTCTGGAAGAATCCTTGTGCAAATTGCGTGCCAGAGGGAGGAATCCCGTGAGATTACGGGGGCTGCGTGCCGGCTGCGAGGCCGGGCTTCCTTCTCCATTTGGCGGGACCGCCGTGGAGGCCGATGATTCCAAGCCTAAAAAAGGGGTTTGAAGCTGGTTGTGCCGCCATAATTGCTTGCCGCGGCTGATAGAAACCGCCGGAAGAACAGTCTTCAGACCGCGGCGTGGAGTGCTACTCGACCGATTACCAAAATGCCGTCAACGGGGGAGAGTGTTTTTTGAAGAGAGCTCCGCTTTTTGCCCGAGGTATGCGGTGTAGTTGCCGTCGTATTGGCGGATCCGGCCGTCTTCCAGTTCGAAGATCCGGTTCACAGCATTATCCAGGAAATAGCGGTCGTGGGAGACCACCAGCAGGGTCCCATCGAATTCTTCAAGCGCCTCTTCCAACTGCTCGGCCGAGGCAATATCCAGGTGGTTGGTCGGTTCGTCAAGGAGCAGGAAATTGGCGCCTTGCAGCATCAGGCGGGCCATTTGCACGCGCGCCTTTTCGCCGCCGGAGAGGTCGCGGACCTTCTTGCCGGCGTCGTCCGCGTCGAAGAGGAAGCGTCCCATCAACCCGTACAGTTCGCGGTTGGTCAGCGCCGCGCGCCGGGTGAGTTCTTCGGCCAGGGTGTTTTCGAATCCGAGGGTCTGATGCTCCTGATCGTAGTACCCCAGCGTGTTCGAGGGTCCGATGACGATCTCTCCCTCCGACAGCTTCTCTTCGCCCATGACGCAGCGCAGCAGAACGGTTTTCCCGGATCCGTTGGGGCCGATGAGGCCGACCCGCTCGCCGTTCCAGATTGTGAAAGCGACGCCGCGCAGGATCTCTTTGCCGTCGAAGGTTTTGCTTGCCCGGCGGATCTCCAGCGTGCGGTTGGATCCGCGGCTCGAGGCGGAAAAGTTCAGCCCGACGGTCTTCCGATCGCCGGCGGGTTTCTGGATCCGCTCGAGCTTATCGAGGCGCTTCTGCATCGACCGTCCGCGCTTGACCAGTTTTTCGTTCTGGCCGGCGCCCCAACCCATCAGGCGCTGAATGGCGAACTCCATCCGGCGGATTTCACGCTGTTGGGTTTTAAACTGCTGCTCCTGCATAAGGCGCTTGCGCCGCTTCTCAAACGCGTATTCGGAATAATTGCCGGGGAAGCGGGTCAGCCGGGCGTCCTCAAGTTCGGCGATCTCATCGGCGACGATGTCCAGCAGGTAACGGTCGTGCGAAACGATCAGGACGGCCCCGGGGTAGTCGGCGATCAGCGCCTCCAAGAAGCGCTTGCCCTGCAGGTCGAGGTGGTTGTCCGGCTCGTCGAGCAGCAGAAGGTCCGGCTGTTCCAGGAGCAGTTTGGCCAGGCCGACCAATTTTTTCTGTCCGCCGGAAAGCGCCCGCAAAGGGAGGTCGAAATCCGCTTCCGAGAATCCTAGCCCGCGCAGCGTGGATCGGACCCGGCCTTCGAAATTCAGTCCGCCCTTCTGGGAATACTCCTCCAGCAGCTGCTCGTGGCGGGTGGCGAAGCGTTCCAGCTTCTTCGCATCGCCGAATACGTCCGGATCCCCCATCCGGGCGGCGGTCCGTTCCATCTCCTGTTCCAAGGCGGCCAGGGTGGGGGAGGAATCCCGGGTCTCGGCGAGGACCGAGCGGTCGAGATCGAAATTGACCTCCTGATGGAGGTACCCGACGCGGATGCCGCGGGCGAGATGGACCGCGCCGGAATCCGGATCCAATTCACGGGCTAACATGCGCAGGAGGGTGGATTTGCCGGCGGCATTCGGGCCGATCAGACCGATCCTGGCGTCGTGGTATATCTCCCAGCTGAGTGAATCCAGAATGTTCTGCGCGCCGTAGGAATGGGTTACCTTGTCCAGGCGCGCGATGGTGCCAATCATGCGGTTTTCTCCTGGGAATAACCGAGGGGGGAATCTATCACGGCGGGGGAATTTGGAAAAGGGGCGGCCTTGTTCCTGGCCTTACCGGCGAAACGGGTGAGAAAAAATTCCCGCAGGGCCTTCGCGCGCCGGGCGGCTTCGCGGCCCCGCTCCTATGCGTTACAATGGCCCCACCCGTCTCCTCGGAAGGTTTTCCATGCGGACCTACCGCCTTGCGATCATCGGCTTTGGCAACGTCGGCCAGGGCTTGGCGCAGATCCTGAACGAGCAGGGTGACCTGCTGCGGCAGCAATTCGGAGTGAACGTGCGGATCACCGCCGTAAGCGACATCCGCCTGGGCAGCGTGTACCATCCGGCCGGATTGGCGCCGCAAACCCTGCTGGATGCCGTTAGGCTGGAAAAATCCCTGCGCCGGGTGGACGCCCTGCATCGCGGCTGGGATTCCGACCGAACCATCCGGGGGACGGAGACCAACGTCGTCGTCGAGCTCAGCCCGACCGACCTTACGACCGGAGAGCCGGCCATCAGCCACATCCGCGCCGCCTTCGAAACCGGGAAACACGCGATCACCACCAACAAGGGCCCGGTGGCGCTGCAATACCGGGCGCTGGCTAAGCTGGCCGCCGATCACGGAGTGGAACTGGGGCTCGAGGGTACGGTGATGAGCGGATCGCCCGCCCTGCGGCTGGGATCGGAACTGCTCTCCGGCGCCAGGGTCGAAAGCATTCAGGGCGTCATCAATGGAACCACCAACTACATCCTGACCCAGATGCAGGAGGGCAAGCCATACTCCGCCGCGATCGAGGAGGCGCAGGACCAGGGATACGCCGAAGCCGATCCAACCGGCGACGTGGAGGGGTACGATGCGGCCGGAAAGCTTGTGATCCTGGCCAACGTTCTGATGGGGGCGGAGATCGGGATGGAGGATGTCGAGCGCGAGGGGATCACCCGCCTGACCAAGAAGGACGTCGCGGCGGCGAAGGACGCGGGCGAAGTGTGGAAGCTGGTCGCCCGGGTAGACCGGACCGGCGACGGCGTGCGGGCCAGCGTCCGGCCGCAGCGATTGCCGCACACGCATCCGCTGGCGTCCGTCCACGGCGCGGCCAACGCAATCACCTTCGCCACCCGCCTGCTCGGCGACGTGACCCTGATCGGGCCGGGCGCCGGCCGCCTGGAAACCGCCTACGCGATCCTGTGCGATCTGCTTGCCATCGACCGCCATATCCGCCGCTAGGATCGTGGCCGATTCCGCTTCCCCCCTTTTTTTCATCCGGTCCATACCCGTCCGCGGCGACCTGATTCTGGCGCCCATGGACGGATTCACCGATCAGCCGTTCCGCGAGATCTGCCGCGGCCTCGGTTCGGCGATGGTATACACCGAGTTCGTCAACGTCGACGAGATCGCCCATGCCAAGGCGGAGAGCGCGGTCAGGTTGAAACTGCGGTTTGCCGAGGCGGAACGGCCGGTGGCGATCCAAATTTACGGACACACAGAAGGGCGGCTGGTGGAGGCCGCGCGCCGGTTGCAGGACCTGGAGCCGGATCTGATCGACATCAACCTCGGATGCTCCATCCGAAAGATCGCAGAGCGCGGGGCGGGGGCCGGGATGCTTAAGGACCCGATGCGGATCGGCCGGCTGTTCGCATCCCTCTCCGCCGCTCTGCGAATCCCAGTCAGCGCCAAGATGCGCCTGGGCTGGGACGAAAGGAGCCGCAACTACCTGGAGGTGGCCAAAGCCCTGGAAGAAAACGGCTGTGCTCTGCTGGCCGTGCACGGTCGAACCAAGGAGCAGGCGCTTTCCGGACCGGTCGACCGGCTGGCGATCGCGGAAATCAAATGTCGGGCCCGGATCCCGGTGCTGGGAAACGGAAACGTGCACACCGTCGCCGACATCGAGGCGATGAAGCGGGAAACAGGATGCGACGGGGTGATGATCGGCCGCGCGGCGATCGGCCATCCGTGGATCTTCGCGCGCCGGGAAAAGGAAAGCGTGGCCCTTCCAGAGAGCATCGCCATGGCGCGGCGCCACTTGGGAATGATGGTCGACCTGTACGGACCGAGGTTCGGATGTCTCATCTTCCGAAAGCACGCGGTGCGGTATGTGCACCACTTGGAAAGCGTCGGGAAACTGCGAACAAGGCTGGTGTCGTGCGCGAACGTCGAGGAGTATGAATCGCTGTTTGCCGAAGCGCTGGCGGTCCACAATGCTCCGGCTGCGTGATTGTCGAACCAATGCCGCCAAGGCGCGACGCCGTACGGAAACCCCTTCCGGGGAAGACCCATCATGGCCGGGCGGGGTTTCCGAGGCAGATAACGCGAATGCGGTCCGAACGGGATCCACTCATACGGAATTTGTAGAATCCAGCAACTCCAGGATCGTACCGATATATTTTTCCGCATCGATGTAATCGTAGCTGCCCCCTTCGAACACGCCCTTCTGGATGGAAGGCATCCCGAGTGCGGAGAGGGCGGCCGCGGTCCGGCCGGTGTTTTCGACGCGGAAGGCGATGTGGTGGACGCCGTCGCCGCGGCGGTCGAGAAATTCACGCCAAGTGCTCGGCCCGCCGACCGGTTCGATGATTTCGACGGCGAGTTGCCCGAAGTCGAAGAAATACAGCTTGGCGGTCGCCGGAGTGGGTTGGCCGCGATACTCGGTTCGGGCTTTGTCGAATCCGTCGGTGACGATCGGATCCGGCAGGGGCAGGCCGGTGAGTCGGGCCAGTTTCCGG
The sequence above is a segment of the Anaerolineales bacterium genome. Coding sequences within it:
- a CDS encoding tetratricopeptide repeat protein, with the protein product MLSDNQVFQSLETALPSEVRPGIIRRIRRVAALWSVLHDEGFLKKAVSFAGSDSLRWRPGWLGLLSASETEYLRARFATGGASTVQVPDSSLDRGETAFQELRGGTDPALDQAALAALAATGHLDNPAAMEGWSDAPVLFWICLYSIAADTAKVIERLAELLPESAPRLVETVLANESLEQAAEILERCLPAVGLSSATAICEGAAASGEPELARRLGTTAAAKSQVFSEATINPGQRILRARMLRLAGEPAAALPEADAARRDAKRMLMDTLMESARAAEEEGNFTTALSFWQEAGALDPGAAGIRAGIARSLSGLDRFEEAIEAIPSTTEDPEDLLLVARIRMKTGAADKALEAARQSCAKASSASDPRLQMDLADVLAEGGDLRGAAQILHALSRSRPNHPQVFARLADLTAQIGDWQSCSAAASAAWHLNPEDSRSLLLLARSAEHEKRPKEAAEHYRILSGKTADDPALLLGLARNSHAAGDEGQARQAAERCLALTPDCGEAYAILGLLDLAQGNEEAAFAALQKATRLSPKASAPWKALADLHSSKGNREAAATTLRAGIEAASDPADLLSALGSGLLIEGRIREAAAHLERALSSRPNDMGILMSLADASLAIQETADAEEYLNRALAVSPGSVAAVKKKSALLESLGRTAEARAALERSVAAEPDSADLLVELGSLLLREHRRNPEPDPAAVSRALALLTQAEKLQSGAEDQRLKSLIGWAKVFDGRLPEAASEFGSLLQSADGMTIEQKVDAHLGLAEAMLRSGDHPTAVHNLQAALQISPADSRIRGRLGEALAASGLHEDALAAFRKVLADSPDDVAALSGLAESLIAIHRPEEAVEALRQASEFSPADPEPPIRMAEIFLSAGDGAQARSEIARALELAGPKDASIALRSARLLSALKEFGEAAAVLESALERNPASVPLLTELGAALRSCGKNAQAFEMFRRASDADPEHSGPLASAAEALWADGRKSAAIAFLKKAVQLDPKNPALLRRLASNMAAVGLSREALPHYERAMAQAPSDSGLALEAAQAAFRAGDLQRADAWKESGASAAGADGLVLRARIEFEKGEFEKAVAASKQAATAHPEDARTWALLASALASKMENDALSGRWEEASSAAAASALAKACELCAESSEALGLTGRAALALEDYPAAVRCLESLCGSSPDDPEAHVLLAAAIVSQAESESRTRMAFAEDRPADPTAAKTARAALARAAALGADEDAVRALSGRAGLIFDEPDPKAIESLERINQTRPAPENAASIAQAWLRAGQIDRARSAAQAAVNLRPGRETGRVLLGICERKAGRLDAALAELENASRSAPHKALPHAVSAAILYEIGRRGEATDKLRHALSLSPKAADWHYALGVWNEAMGDRAAALPCLQRAAELVPFNGVYHRRFAQALLRDGDPQTALKHFLKAESLLTDESGELHAEIGKAAMESGRPADAYQAFSLALEKPGAVLAWKLGKARAALALGRREEARSTAKDVFGGEGHPAEARLVLAEVEETEGRLPEAIRHLDHAAAEMSDPVVPALRLARLWTATGAAVRSAAAMQALLEAHPEIDEAHYRLAEALLECGRLEDALRAGRKAAELAPRKKDYWILLGRIARKMGQLDQSLAALAKARQISPQDFRTALECGLTYEAEQRWDLALDSYRAAMKLAPENSELHYRMGVVHKNLRAYAEAADELRKAVQIEPGNLAAHKLLSGVMALTLVYGIAPQSVDAR
- a CDS encoding ABC-F family ATP-binding cassette domain-containing protein; this translates as MIGTIARLDKVTHSYGAQNILDSLSWEIYHDARIGLIGPNAAGKSTLLRMLARELDPDSGAVHLARGIRVGYLHQEVNFDLDRSVLAETRDSSPTLAALEQEMERTAARMGDPDVFGDAKKLERFATRHEQLLEEYSQKGGLNFEGRVRSTLRGLGFSEADFDLPLRALSGGQKKLVGLAKLLLEQPDLLLLDEPDNHLDLQGKRFLEALIADYPGAVLIVSHDRYLLDIVADEIAELEDARLTRFPGNYSEYAFEKRRKRLMQEQQFKTQQREIRRMEFAIQRLMGWGAGQNEKLVKRGRSMQKRLDKLERIQKPAGDRKTVGLNFSASSRGSNRTLEIRRASKTFDGKEILRGVAFTIWNGERVGLIGPNGSGKTVLLRCVMGEEKLSEGEIVIGPSNTLGYYDQEHQTLGFENTLAEELTRRAALTNRELYGLMGRFLFDADDAGKKVRDLSGGEKARVQMARLMLQGANFLLLDEPTNHLDIASAEQLEEALEEFDGTLLVVSHDRYFLDNAVNRIFELEDGRIRQYDGNYTAYLGQKAELSSKNTLPR
- a CDS encoding tetratricopeptide repeat protein, yielding MERSVFLAAVDAALSLSAASSAATGAAYAKRACLEWLARWPGDFRVRARLADACLRTGETDQAVQHLRQVIEADPESGKAYGTLSALLRRTGCSALSAEVDGCLFALGAAVSTAAGLPDWADPLQTSLRLLKDGRWQEARLSAETVLCAGADQALPALVHLQTLWRLSEHAVVLSAGGEYRTRWPGCAAFLLLMAQSCFSTGRNAQGVELLHAVSVADPASEVADRYLGALNPYRSLWPAQMTAELSTALPAEVAAAAGWNRLASGPPGPEPPDLPADIPVLRFPDFDAENPPPLSPSGPVVIEPIPGELFPGPFDSSDEKTSGPYNHAGAVRQPEPPAPKTQTTTPTARREDSGLDDLRRELDRVAGRLRVRKGTRKKDSRQPAYLILTSRKRLTAIYGAGALPQIDDRLQSILRSKRGMGGWSAYLADVDDSENLKAFGLSPVDPANAWQVKTLISGICAFLEEKSEMLGALLIVGGEEVIPFHRLPNPADDDDADVPSDNPYAARDENYFVPEWPVGRIPTPPDSKAVFLLETLGRIAERESAARKTVIESLWWVIRTLLRPGTARFRKGSACTAAVWKRASGNVFRPVSSTASLLVAPPIHSGTLPKEFLARPKYSYFNLHGLERGPQWLGQRESSGKGPADAEFPIVLNPSQVVEAGNVPQVVFTEACYGANIRGKGVRDALSIAFLGAGTRALVGSTKICYGAAAAPLIAADLLAHLFLQNCLSGVPAGESLRLAKLAFTEEMNRRQGFLDPEDQKTLISFILLGDPLYASETGSAKRGQRGIPRRRFSPERIKTIFAKEDFVENGSSPSPKVQLELKKAMAHYLPGMGDSRIRFLHPQEGQGVPSGEAKDASPGRKPQSTPRSPAWVVALDRKSEAHGQAIRQFAKISLDGSGRVVKIAVSR
- a CDS encoding homoserine dehydrogenase, which produces MRTYRLAIIGFGNVGQGLAQILNEQGDLLRQQFGVNVRITAVSDIRLGSVYHPAGLAPQTLLDAVRLEKSLRRVDALHRGWDSDRTIRGTETNVVVELSPTDLTTGEPAISHIRAAFETGKHAITTNKGPVALQYRALAKLAADHGVELGLEGTVMSGSPALRLGSELLSGARVESIQGVINGTTNYILTQMQEGKPYSAAIEEAQDQGYAEADPTGDVEGYDAAGKLVILANVLMGAEIGMEDVEREGITRLTKKDVAAAKDAGEVWKLVARVDRTGDGVRASVRPQRLPHTHPLASVHGAANAITFATRLLGDVTLIGPGAGRLETAYAILCDLLAIDRHIRR